The Glycine soja cultivar W05 chromosome 6, ASM419377v2, whole genome shotgun sequence genome has a window encoding:
- the LOC114414486 gene encoding probable LRR receptor-like serine/threonine-protein kinase At2g16250, with protein MGIVWLGLLLLVLSQVTLEQNEPLSSVEERESLLELRGSLGLRSKEWPRKPDPCLIWVGITCQNGRVVGINISGFRRTRLGRRNPQFAVDALANFTLLRSFNASNFPLPGSIPDWFGLSLPSLTVLDLRSCSIVDAIPSTLGNLTNLTSLYLSDNNLIGNVPGTLGQLLALSVLDLSRNSLTGSIPASFAFLGNLSSLDMSANFLSGAIPTGIGTLSRLQYLNLSNNGLSSLPAELGGLASLVDLDLSENSFVGGGLPPDFTRLRNLRRMILANSMLTGALPGRLFSDSLQFLVLRQNNFSGSLPVELWSLPRLSFLDVSANNFSGLLPNSTSAANNATAAVLNISHNKFYGGLTPALRRFGFVDLSSNYFEGKILDYMLNVSLDINCLQKATNQRSTMECASFYAERGLSFDNFGQPNTTKPPTAESSGKSNKTKIILAAVFGGVGLIALLVLLLVLLLLCARKRGNSNQRGNGVGPAPVGSSPPNPGVLVDFPNVGDSFTYHQLLQATGDFNDANLIKHGHTGDFFNGVLESGIPVVIKRIDMRSTKKEAYLSELDFFNKVSHQRFVPLLGHCLENENEKFLVYKRMTNGDLSNCLYYKNTSEDGTLQSLDWITRLKIATGAAEALSYLHHECVPPIVHRDIQASSILLDDKYEVRLGSLSESCAQEGDIHQSKITRFLRLPQSSEQGTSGSSTSICVYDVYCFGKVLLELVTGKLGMSAASDTEVKEWFDQILPCISMYDKELVTKIVDPSMVVDEDFLEEVWAISIVARSCLNPKPSRRPPMRYVLKALENPLKVVREENSSSARLRATSSRGSWNATLFGSWRQSSSDVTLTPAASGTKLERASSLKLSGTTGSQSQGSFHNGGEILSSRRRHSKEILPEPSGVHDVERLELE; from the exons ATGGGCATAGTGTGGCTTGGGTTGTTGTTGCTGGTGCTGAGTCAGGTGACATTGGAGCAGAATGAGCCACTGAGTTCCGTCGAGGAGCGAGAATCGTTGCTCGAACTAAGGGGTTCTCTGGGGTTGAGGAGCAAGGAGTGGCCAAGAAAGCCAGACCCATGTTTAATCTGGGTTGGCATCACGTGCCAGAATGGTCGTGTCGTTGGGATCAATATCTCTGGCTTCAGAAGAACCAGACTTGGGAGGAGGAACCCGCAATTTGCAGTGGATGCTTTGGCCAATTTCACCCTCTTGCGGTCCTTCAATGCCTCCAATTTCCCCCTTCCTGGCTCTATTCCTGATTGGTTTGGTCTCTCTCTCCCTTCACTCACTGTGCTTGATCTTCGTTCTTGCTCCATTGTTGATGCTATTCCCTCCACTCTTGGCAATTTAACCAACCTCACTAGTCTCTATCTCTCTGACAACAACCTCATTGGGAATGTTCCTGGGACTTTGGGTCAACTCTTGGCCCTTTCGGTTCTTGATCTTTCCAGGAATTCTCTTACTGGCTCCATACCAGCCTCTTTCGCCTTTCTTGGGAATCTTTCCTCCCTTGACATGTCTGCTAATTTTTTGTCGGGGGCGATTCCCACCGGCATAGGGACTCTTTCCAGGCTGCAGTACTTGAATCTTTCCAACAATGGCCTTTCTTCTTTGCCTGCCGAATTGGGGGGCCTTGCTAGCTTAGTTGACCTTGATCTTAGTGAGAATTCTTTCGTTGGTGGTGGATTGCCTCCTGATTTCACCCGATTGAGGAACTTGAGGAGGATGATACTTGCCAACAGCATGCTCACTGGAGCTCTGCCGGGGAGATTGTTTAGTGATTCGTTGCAGTTCCTAGTGCTGAGGCAAAACAACTTTAGTGGTTCTCTGCCTGTTGAGTTGTGGTCTCTGCCAAGATTGAGCTTCCTCGATGTCTCTGCCAATAACTTCAGTGGTCTGCTTCCTAATTCGACTTCTGCTGCTAATAATGCTACTGCTGCGGTGCTCAATATTTCGCATAATAAGTTTTATGGAGGCCTCACTCCTGCACTCAGAAGGTTTGGTTTCGTTGATCTTTCCAGCAATTATTTTGAAGGCAAGATTCTGGATTACATGCTTAATGTATCTCTAGATATCAACTGCCTCCAGAAAGCGACAAATCAGAGGTCAACGATGGAATGTGCATCATTTTATGCGGAGAGGGGGCTCAGTTTTGATAATTTTGGACAGCCAAATACGACAAAACCTCCCACAGCCGAAAGCTCTGGGAAGAGCAATAAAACTAAGATTATATTGGCAGCAGTCTTTGGTGGAGTGGGTTTAATTGCACTTTTGGTGCTGCTACTGGTTCTGTTGCTTCTGTGTGCTCGTAAGAGGGGTAATTCAAATCAGAGAGGGAATGGTGTGGGTCCTGCTCCTGTTGGCAGCAGTCCTCCAAATCCCGGTGTACTGGTCGACTTTCCAAATGTCGGAGACTCATTTACCTATCATCAGTTGCTCCAGGCAACAGGAGATTTCAATGATGCAAATCTTATCAAACATGGCCACACTGGGGATTTCTTCAATGGTGTTTTGGAAAGTGGGATTCCTGTCGTCATCAAAAGGATTGACATGCGTTCAACTAAAAAGGAGGCTTACCTGTCGGAATTGGACTTCTTTAATAAGGTTTCTCATCAAAGATTTGTTCCTTTGTTAGGTCATTGCTTagaaaatgagaatgagaagTTCCTGGTTTATAAACGCATGACAAATGGGGACTTGTCTAATTGCTTGTACTACAAAAACACATCTGAAGATGGTACTTTGCAATCATTAGACTGGATAACTAGGTTAAAAATTGCTACTGGAGCAGCAGAGGCACTATCATATCTACATCATGAATGTGTTCCGCCGATTGTTCACAG AGATATTCAAGCAAGCAGTATACTTCTAGACGATAAATATGAAGTTCGGTTAGGGAGCCTAAGTGAATCCTGTGCTCAAGAAGGTGATATTCATCAAAGTAAAATCACCCGGTTTCTGCGGTTGCCTCA GTCTTCTGAACAAGGCACATCTG GTTCATCAACATCAATTTGTGTCTATGACGTTTATTGTTTTGGAAAAGTTTTACTTGAGCTGGTGACGGGTAAGCTGGGAATGAGTGCAGCCAGTGACACCGAAGTAAAGGAGTGGTTTGATCAGATTCTACCTTGCATTAGTATGTACGATAAGGAGCTTGTGACAAAAATTGTTGATCCGTCAATGGTTGTTGATGAGGATTTCTTAGAGGAAGTATGGGCTATATCCATTGTTGCCAGGTCTTGCCTAAATCCCAAACCTTCAAGAAGACCCCCAATGAGATATGTTCTCAAGGCTTTGGAAAACCCTTTAAAAGTTGTAAGGGAAGAAAATTCCAGTTCTGCACGGCTTAGAGCAACCTCTTCTAGAGGCTCTTGGAATGCTACTTTGTTTGGTAGTTGGCGTCAGAGTTCTTCGGATGTAACACTTACTCCAGCAGCCTCTGGTACAAAACTAGAAAGAGCTAGTAGTTTAAAGCTGTCAGGAACTACTGGCTCGCAGTCACAGGGTAGTTTCCACAATGGAGGTGAGATTTTGTCATCGCGGAGACGACATTCAAAGGAGATATTGCCAGAGCCATCTGGCGTGCATGATGTAGAGAGGTTGGAGCTTGAATAG